A part of Gramella sp. MAR_2010_147 genomic DNA contains:
- a CDS encoding Lrp/AsnC family transcriptional regulator, whose amino-acid sequence MVDAIDLKIISRLQLNSRASFVEIGKQIGLSPSSVRERVQKLEETNVIKAYKIQLNYNKLGYGLEVMIMLKMFSGKLKDFNKQVHDFPEIKELFRITGPHNIFMKVVLKDQSHLQQFIDRLLLFGEPTTHLILSDFSDSEYGIF is encoded by the coding sequence ATGGTAGACGCAATAGATCTTAAAATTATAAGCAGACTTCAGTTAAATTCAAGAGCATCCTTTGTTGAAATTGGAAAGCAAATAGGCCTTTCACCTTCTTCGGTTAGGGAACGGGTACAAAAACTTGAAGAGACGAATGTGATCAAGGCTTATAAAATTCAGCTGAACTATAATAAACTGGGGTATGGGCTGGAAGTGATGATCATGTTAAAAATGTTCAGCGGGAAATTAAAGGATTTTAATAAGCAGGTGCATGATTTTCCGGAGATTAAAGAGTTGTTTAGAATTACCGGACCACATAATATTTTTATGAAAGTAGTGCTGAAAGATCAGTCGCATCTTCAGCAATTCATAGACCGGCTTTTGCTTTTTGGAGAGCCTACGACGCACCTGATCTTATCTGACTTCAGCGATTCTGAATATGGGATTTTTTAA